Proteins encoded together in one Solanum lycopersicum chromosome 7, SLM_r2.1 window:
- the LOC138337204 gene encoding F-box protein At5g07610-like, with protein MSVTFLQELPGDQPADSPAYLQGVSGNQPAVLPSQGVAGDEPAVFPASLQGVAGNADLLSEILLWLPPKSLLRFQAVCKDWFSIISSRTFRQLHCRRKLTSGKVDGLFFCWWVYGNNYVDFIPLNGIPKNQKGMIPSTLKNIAKSTSSKIEQLHSCNGLFCISFNLGIENFDYYVYNPSTNQHRLIPLPYLGIKAYEIVVMNLAFDPMVSDCYKLLCVMKLNGVYEISVYSSETEVWKNCMDTEMKILDANQHFLGQGVFLNGCMHWVSEMSSFLRFDLDSMCFRDMPSTDLPIGVLKRSIRYFGESVGHLHLIEIHEFRSMSFEVLEMEIDYSKWFVKYRVDLSYMHTTHPLMLSEEVDLLDVNGGTCNVVCVVVNEKEDTTRLLVTTPDVIVEYDAHRMTIKEVADIEIAKIPVIWEDVSVFEWYDTHQYVETMASV; from the coding sequence ATGTCGGTAACATTCTTACAGGAACTTCCCGGTGACCAGCCAGCAGATTCTCCGGCATATTTACAGGGAGTTTCCGGCAACCAGCCAGCAGTTTTACCCTCACAGGGAGTCGCCGGTGACGAGCCAGCAGTTTTTCCGGCATCCTTACAGGGAGTCGCCGGCAACGCAGATCTTTTATCGGAGATTCTCCTATGGCTACCTCCAAAATCCCTTCTCCGATTCCAAGCCGTTTGTAAAGACTGGTTTTCGATCATCTCAAGCCGTACATTCCGGCAACTTCACTGCCGTAGAAAACTCACTTCCGGCAAAGTTGACGGACTATTCTTCTGTTGGTGGGTCTATGGTAATAACTATGTCGACTTTATCCCTCTCAATGGGATACCCAAAAATCAAAAGGGTATGATTCCTTCAACACTCAAAAATATTGCTAAATCTACATCTTCAAAAATTGAACAATTACATTCCTGTAATGGATTGTTCTGTATAAGTTTCAATTTGggtattgaaaattttgattattatgttTATAACCCTAGTACTAATCAGCATAGATTGATTCCACTCCCATATTTAGGTATAAAAGCTTATGAGATTGTTGTAATGAATTTGGCTTTTGATCCAATGGTATCTGATTGTTATAAACTCTTATGTGTGATGAAATTAAATGGGGTTTATGAAATTTCTGTATATTCATCTGAAACTGAAGTTTGGAAAAATTGTATGGATACGGAGATGAAGATATTGGATGCAAATCAACATTTTTTAGGTCAGGGTGTGTTCTTGAATGGTTGTATGCATTGGGTTAGTGAAATGTCGTCTTTCTTAAGGTTCGATTTGGATTCGATGTGTTTTAGAGATATGCCTAGTACTGATCTTCCTATTGGAGTGTTGAAAAGGAGTATAAGGTATTTTGGGGAGTCCGTTGGACATTTGCATCTAATTGAGATACATGAATTTAGGTCGATGAGTTTTGAAGTTCTTGAGATGGAGATTGATTATTCTAAGTGGTTTGTGAAGTATCGTGTTGATCTTAGTTACATGCATACTACTCATCCATTAATGTTGAGTGAAGAAGTTGATTTACTAGATGTGAATGGTGGTACTTGCAATGTTGTATGTGTGGTTGTTAATGAGAAGGAAGATACAACGAGGCTTTTGGTAACCACACCAGACGTTATCGTTGAATATGATGCTCATCGTATGACTATCAAGGAGGTTGCGGATATAGAGATAGCAAAGATCCCTGTTATATGGGAAGATGTTTCGGTGTTTGAATGGTATGATACACATCAATATGTTGAGACAATGGCTTCTGTTTGA